GGTTCGTCGATAACTTTTCGGGCCACCTGTTACACCTTTCGTGGGCCGGCAGAAAGACCACCGACTTGCAGGGCGGACAGGACTCGAACCTGCAACCTGCGGTTTTGGAGACCGCTGCTCTACCAATTGAGCCACCACCCTATGAAGCGAAACCCGTGGGCTTCCTTTGTGCATCTTCCAGTCAAACGACCAAAATAGGCGCAAAAAAGCTTGGCAGATTTCAACTACCGGATCAAGTCTAGGTCACGGCGGGTGCCCTGTAAAGCCAGCCCCTGTTCCCACGGCATGGCCGCCCCCGTATGCTCGAAGCGTGGCACACGACATCAAACGGATCTCCACCAGAATCGGCTCCATTGCGGAGTCCGCGACCCTCAAGGTCGACGGCAAGGCCAAGGCGCTGCAAGCGGCCGGCCGGCCGGTCATCAGCTTCGCGGCGGGCGAGCCCGATTTCCCCACTCCCGCGCACATCGTGGAGGCGGCCCTGGCGGCCGTGACGGACCCACGCAATCACCGCTACACCCCGGCGGCCGGCCTGCCGGACCTCCGCGAGGCCATCGCCGCCAAGACGCTGCGGGACAGCGGCCTCGAGGTCGGCCCGTCCCGGGTGCTCGTCACCAACGGCGGCAAGCAGGCCGTCTACCAGGCCTTCGCCACCCTGCTCGACCCGGGCGACGAGGTCCTGCTGCCCACCCCGTACTGGACCACCTACCCCGAGGCCATCCGCCTGGCCGGCGGTGTTCCCGTCGACGTCTTCGCCGGCAGCGACCAGGGCTACCTCGTCACCGTCGAGCAGCTCGAAGCCGCCCGCACCGAGAAGACCAAGGTTCTCCTCTTCGTCTCCCCGTCCAACCCCACCGGCGCGGTCTACTCCGAGGAGCAGACCCGGGCCATCGGCGAGTGGGCCGAGGAACACGGCCTCTGGGTGATCAGCGATGAGATCTACCAGAACCTCACCTACGACGGGGTTCGTGCGGTCTCGATCGTCGAGGCCGTCCCGGCCCTGGCCGACCGCACCATCCTGGTCAACGGCGTCGCGAAGACCTACGCCATGACCGGCTGGCGGTTGGGCTGGATGGTGGGACCGCAGGATGCAATCACCGCCGCGGCGAACCTGCAGTCGCACCTCACCTCCAACGTGTCGAACATCTCGCAGCGCGCCGGTATCGCGGCCCTCAACGGCCCGCAGGACGACGCCGAGGCCATGCGGGTCGCGTTCGACCGCCGCCGCAAGCTCATCGTCGCCGAGCTCAACAAGATCCCCGGCATCCTCACGCCCACCCCGCAGGGGGCGTTCTACGTCTACCCCGACGTGACGGGTCTGCTCGGCCGTACCTGGGGCGGAGTCACCCCCACGACGTCGCTCGAACTGGCCGACCTCATCCTCGACCAGGCCGAGGTCGCTGCGGTGCCCGGAGAGGCTTTCGGCCCGAGCGGCTTCCTGCGCCTGTCCTACGCGCTCGGCGACGACGCGCTCCTCGAGGGCATCCACCGCCTGCAAACCCTCTTCGCCTGATCCGCGAACTGTGACCTGAGCCCCAAAAACCCCGAGTTTTTGGGCTTTACGCACAGTTTGCGGCATCCACCGGTCGGTGGATACCCAGGTCGGCCAGACGGGTGTTGCCGGGCGAGGGTTCTGGGACGAGTGTGGAGGCATGACAACTTCCCCTCCTGCCGTGCGCGTGGCGCGGCTGAGCAAGTCCTACGGGCCGTTCGACGCCGTCACCGACATCAGCTTCGACATCCGCCCGGGCGAAACCTTCGCCCTGCTCGGCCCGAACGGTGCGGGCAAGAGCAGCACCATCGAGATCCTCGAGGGCTACCGGGACCGCTCAGAAGGCGACGTCACGGTGCTCGGCGAAGATCCCCAGCACGCCGGCCTTGACTGGAAGGCGCGCATCGGCATCGTGCTGCAGTCCAGCGGCGAGAGCGGCAACGCCACAGTGCTCGAGCAACTGAAGCACTTCGCCGGGCTGTACCCGAATCCCCGCTCGGTCGACGAGGTGCTGGCCGCGGTCGGCCTCGAGGAGAAGGCCAAGACCCGCATCCACCGGCTCTCCGGCGGACAGCAGCGCCGGGTGGATGTCG
This is a stretch of genomic DNA from Cryobacterium soli. It encodes these proteins:
- a CDS encoding pyridoxal phosphate-dependent aminotransferase; this translates as MAHDIKRISTRIGSIAESATLKVDGKAKALQAAGRPVISFAAGEPDFPTPAHIVEAALAAVTDPRNHRYTPAAGLPDLREAIAAKTLRDSGLEVGPSRVLVTNGGKQAVYQAFATLLDPGDEVLLPTPYWTTYPEAIRLAGGVPVDVFAGSDQGYLVTVEQLEAARTEKTKVLLFVSPSNPTGAVYSEEQTRAIGEWAEEHGLWVISDEIYQNLTYDGVRAVSIVEAVPALADRTILVNGVAKTYAMTGWRLGWMVGPQDAITAAANLQSHLTSNVSNISQRAGIAALNGPQDDAEAMRVAFDRRRKLIVAELNKIPGILTPTPQGAFYVYPDVTGLLGRTWGGVTPTTSLELADLILDQAEVAAVPGEAFGPSGFLRLSYALGDDALLEGIHRLQTLFA